In one Parageobacillus genomosp. 1 genomic region, the following are encoded:
- a CDS encoding APC family permease gives MFSSLKRFLIGRPLKSTELGEQKLSKLKALAVLSSDALSSVAYGTEQILLVLATIGAIAFWYSIPIAIGVLILLVALILSYRQIIYSYPHGGGAYVVSKTNLGVNPGLIAGGSLLVDYILTVAVSVSAGTDAITSAFPSLHPYTVGIAITLVVLITILNLRGVTESATVLAYPVYLFVLALVILIIVGIFRIINGQAPSTLHTPIGTAVPGINLFLLLRAFASGCSALTGVEAISNAVPNFKEPAAKNAAKTLVMMGFILAVLFTGVTFLAYWYGIAPKAEETVVSQLASEVFGRGVIYYFIQGTTALILVLAANTGFSAFPLLAYNMASDKYMPRMYLIRGDRLGYSNGIITLGFASILLIIAFKGQTEQLIPLYAVGVFIPFTLSQTGMIVKWVREKPAGWVPKLLTNLLGAIITLTVLCIFFITKFAQVWSVLVFLPIIVFIFHQIHKHYDAVAEQLRVNPNKIPDKIEGNVVIVPVAGITKVVEQSLNYAQAIGDYVLAVYVAFDRESMVRMEEKWEKWRPDIRLVTLISHYRDLITPISKLVDTIESKAEERNYTVTVLIPQFIPKKGWHNFLHNQSSVLLRLHLLYKKNVIVSTVPYRLQK, from the coding sequence ATGTTTTCATCGTTAAAACGATTCTTAATCGGCAGACCGTTGAAATCAACCGAACTGGGAGAGCAAAAATTGAGTAAATTAAAGGCATTAGCCGTTTTATCTTCGGATGCTCTGTCTTCGGTTGCGTACGGTACGGAACAGATTTTGCTGGTTCTCGCAACGATTGGAGCTATTGCATTTTGGTATTCCATTCCTATTGCGATTGGCGTTCTTATTCTACTGGTGGCACTTATTTTATCGTATCGCCAAATCATTTACTCTTATCCGCATGGAGGCGGAGCTTACGTCGTTTCCAAAACGAACTTGGGTGTAAATCCGGGTCTCATTGCCGGAGGCTCTTTACTGGTCGACTATATTCTCACCGTGGCAGTAAGTGTGTCTGCGGGAACGGATGCCATTACATCGGCGTTTCCATCTTTGCATCCATACACAGTTGGCATTGCTATCACACTGGTTGTGTTGATCACTATTCTTAATCTGAGAGGCGTCACCGAATCCGCTACCGTTTTGGCCTATCCTGTTTATTTGTTTGTGTTGGCGCTCGTTATTCTCATTATTGTCGGGATTTTTCGTATTATTAATGGACAAGCACCGTCTACTTTACATACACCGATCGGTACTGCGGTGCCTGGAATTAACTTATTCTTGTTGCTGCGGGCATTTGCCTCTGGCTGCTCTGCGTTGACAGGGGTAGAAGCGATCTCCAACGCCGTTCCCAATTTTAAGGAGCCGGCGGCAAAAAATGCTGCCAAAACGTTAGTGATGATGGGGTTCATTCTCGCAGTTTTATTTACAGGAGTCACCTTTTTGGCATACTGGTATGGAATTGCTCCGAAAGCAGAAGAGACGGTTGTTTCCCAGCTCGCTTCCGAGGTGTTTGGAAGAGGCGTGATATATTACTTTATCCAAGGAACCACTGCCCTTATTTTAGTGCTGGCGGCCAATACGGGATTTTCTGCATTTCCTTTGCTGGCTTATAATATGGCATCCGATAAATACATGCCAAGAATGTATCTGATACGCGGCGACCGCTTAGGATATTCCAACGGAATCATCACGCTTGGTTTTGCCTCCATTTTGCTGATTATCGCTTTTAAAGGGCAAACGGAACAGCTCATTCCTTTGTATGCGGTTGGCGTATTCATTCCTTTCACGTTGTCTCAAACAGGAATGATTGTCAAATGGGTGCGCGAAAAACCAGCGGGGTGGGTCCCGAAGCTGCTTACGAACTTGCTGGGAGCGATCATAACACTAACCGTACTGTGCATTTTCTTTATTACAAAATTTGCTCAAGTATGGTCTGTGCTTGTATTTCTTCCGATCATCGTATTTATTTTTCATCAAATCCATAAGCACTATGATGCGGTGGCGGAACAACTGCGGGTCAATCCCAATAAGATTCCAGACAAAATAGAGGGAAATGTCGTCATTGTACCTGTTGCGGGAATCACAAAGGTAGTAGAGCAATCCTTAAATTACGCCCAGGCCATTGGCGATTATGTATTGGCGGTATATGTGGCATTTGACCGGGAAAGCATGGTCCGGATGGAAGAGAAGTGGGAGAAGTGGAGGCCGGATATTCGCCTTGTTACACTCATTTCTCATTATCGTGATCTGATCACACCAATTTCCAAGCTAGTGGATACCATTGAAAGCAAGGCAGAGGAAAGAAACTATACAGTAACGGTTTTGATTCCTCAATTTATACCGAAAAAGGGCTGGCATAACTTTTTGCATAACCAATCGAGCGTTTTGTTGAGATTGCACCTTCTATATAAGAAAAATGTGATTGTCTCCACAGTTCCTTATCGGCTTCAGAAGTAG
- a CDS encoding DUF4440 domain-containing protein — MENQSALKEHLYQLEKRLLEPETRTTPAELEKLLADDFFEFGSSGNVWYKKDCVGEGGLSVRKMTLYDFDIHPLSEDVVLTTYRVKDETRMQHTLRSSIWKFIDGRWQMFFHQGTITNHN; from the coding sequence ATGGAAAATCAATCTGCATTAAAAGAGCATTTATATCAATTAGAGAAACGGTTGCTAGAACCTGAAACTCGAACAACGCCAGCAGAACTAGAAAAGTTACTTGCAGACGATTTTTTCGAATTTGGAAGTTCGGGGAATGTTTGGTATAAAAAGGATTGTGTTGGTGAAGGTGGCCTTAGTGTAAGGAAGATGACTCTTTATGATTTTGATATACACCCTTTATCAGAAGATGTCGTGTTAACGACATATCGTGTAAAAGATGAAACAAGAATGCAACATACTTTGCGCAGTTCAATTTGGAAATTTATAGATGGAAGATGGCAAATGTTTTTCCATCAAGGAACTATAACCAATCATAATTAA
- a CDS encoding metallophosphoesterase family protein — MAKLAIITDIHGNYAALKAVLDDIDRQGDIKHIYCLGDLVGIGHETNEVLACLSERNDVSYVMGNHDEAILRIAEGKEPGSSGEEREHHEWIASHLDPSFVSLLARMPKKREAEYDGKKLLFVHYHLDHHQNFLPIDRQPSAEKLDELYRNLDCDIVCFGHHHPLHHFRSDKRLYINPGSLGCNIKPLAPYAVLHTDNTAIHVTFRQVPYDPHHFLLAFEKKNVPAREFILRVFFGDQHLEKGQTS, encoded by the coding sequence ATGGCAAAACTAGCGATTATTACCGATATCCACGGCAATTATGCCGCTTTAAAAGCCGTGCTAGATGATATCGACCGGCAAGGAGATATTAAGCATATTTATTGCTTAGGGGATTTAGTAGGGATTGGACATGAAACAAATGAAGTATTGGCATGTTTGTCGGAACGGAACGATGTTTCTTATGTGATGGGAAATCATGATGAAGCAATCTTGCGGATCGCGGAAGGGAAAGAGCCAGGTAGCAGCGGGGAAGAGCGGGAGCATCATGAGTGGATCGCTTCGCATCTCGATCCTTCATTCGTTTCGCTTTTAGCGCGAATGCCGAAAAAGCGGGAAGCGGAATACGATGGAAAAAAGCTGCTATTTGTCCATTATCATTTAGACCATCATCAAAATTTTCTTCCGATTGATCGGCAGCCGTCAGCGGAAAAACTTGATGAGCTATATCGCAATTTGGATTGTGATATCGTTTGTTTTGGTCATCATCATCCTCTTCATCATTTTCGATCGGATAAACGGCTTTACATTAATCCCGGTTCGTTAGGGTGCAATATAAAACCGCTCGCTCCGTATGCAGTTTTACATACCGATAATACGGCTATCCATGTAACGTTTCGCCAAGTACCATATGATCCGCATCATTTTCTGCTTGCCTTTGAAAAGAAAAACGTTCCAGCGCGCGAGTTTATTTTACGGGTGTTTTTTGGCGATCAGCATTTGGAAAAAGGCCAAACAAGCTGA
- a CDS encoding C40 family peptidase: protein MSISLSVPKWLLTVLSILSLAAAFIFGAVSNASASINYGEEVAAVAEMYVGSPYKYGGTTPKGFDASGFTQYVYKNAATKMSIPRTSAEQYKIGKAVKQNALQKGDLVFYATGAKGKVSFVGIYNGNGTFIGATSKGVKVVKMSDKYWKDRYIGAKRVIK, encoded by the coding sequence ATGAGCATAAGTTTATCGGTTCCCAAATGGTTATTAACAGTTTTATCAATTTTATCTTTAGCAGCGGCATTTATCTTTGGTGCAGTTTCCAATGCATCAGCATCGATTAACTATGGGGAGGAAGTCGCGGCAGTAGCAGAGATGTATGTAGGAAGCCCTTATAAATATGGGGGTACAACACCAAAAGGATTTGATGCGAGTGGTTTTACTCAGTATGTGTATAAAAATGCAGCAACAAAAATGTCTATTCCGCGAACGAGTGCCGAACAGTATAAAATCGGCAAAGCTGTTAAACAAAATGCGTTACAAAAAGGCGATTTAGTGTTTTATGCAACAGGAGCAAAGGGAAAAGTATCCTTTGTGGGAATTTATAATGGAAATGGTACGTTTATTGGTGCAACATCAAAAGGTGTAAAAGTTGTCAAAATGAGTGATAAATATTGGAAAGACCGATATATAGGTGCTAAGCGAGTCATTAAGTAA
- a CDS encoding polymer-forming cytoskeletal protein, with product MGNNVRHLTVNGSALTSGGTFHKVTIRGDATINGDLWCGRCKVFGNADVSGNIKAKSFHIFGQANIRGNVQGETIKLFGEMNLRGNVLAYDFHLRGAAHVDGDVTGETIHGYGEMKVSRDCEADVFSVKGAVEIGNILNAEQVELYLHFADSRIAEIGGKTIQVKRSKALNILHFLKRFTRESAKLKAEMIEGDDIYLEHTDAKIVRGDRIIIGPGCNIDLVEYHTSFHQDEKAIVKEKRKQS from the coding sequence GTGGGAAATAATGTGCGCCATTTAACCGTAAACGGATCTGCTCTTACTTCGGGAGGAACGTTTCATAAAGTGACGATTCGCGGGGACGCAACGATTAACGGTGATTTATGGTGCGGCCGCTGCAAGGTGTTTGGAAATGCCGATGTGAGCGGCAACATCAAGGCGAAGTCGTTCCACATCTTCGGTCAAGCGAACATACGGGGAAATGTTCAAGGTGAAACGATCAAGCTATTTGGGGAAATGAATCTACGCGGAAATGTCTTGGCATACGATTTTCATCTCCGCGGCGCCGCCCATGTAGATGGCGATGTAACAGGAGAAACGATTCACGGTTACGGAGAAATGAAAGTATCCCGCGATTGTGAGGCGGACGTTTTTTCTGTCAAAGGTGCGGTAGAGATTGGGAACATCTTAAACGCGGAGCAGGTTGAATTGTATCTTCATTTTGCGGACAGCCGCATCGCTGAAATTGGCGGGAAAACGATTCAAGTAAAACGGAGTAAAGCATTGAATATTCTTCACTTTTTGAAGCGATTTACACGCGAATCGGCAAAGCTAAAAGCGGAAATGATTGAAGGGGATGACATTTATTTAGAGCATACCGACGCCAAAATTGTCAGAGGGGACCGCATCATCATTGGTCCAGGCTGTAACATTGATCTTGTTGAATATCACACAAGTTTTCACCAAGACGAAAAAGCGATCGTGAAAGAAAAAAGAAAACAATCGTAA
- a CDS encoding YhbD family protein: MMEELISKKELLEQTGISYGQLYRWKRKKLIPEEWFIRKSTFTGQETFFPKEKILARIERIKQMKDDLSLDELANMFSPNPAAITLHRDEIIKRNIVSKMALQLYMEQKGEQYTFSFTELLQLYILDQLLQTGEISLEEGKSVFDVFEKHYSALQGRSCELLFLRKMGVAICLLVASGNDVYVEEKAKIIVRLHVPTCVEQLKLMMSEG, encoded by the coding sequence ATGATGGAGGAATTAATCTCGAAAAAAGAATTGCTCGAGCAAACAGGGATCTCTTATGGTCAACTTTATCGGTGGAAACGGAAAAAGCTGATTCCCGAAGAATGGTTTATTCGCAAATCGACATTTACGGGGCAAGAAACGTTTTTTCCAAAAGAAAAAATACTAGCGAGAATCGAAAGAATTAAACAGATGAAAGATGATCTGTCGCTCGATGAACTAGCAAATATGTTTTCGCCGAACCCTGCTGCGATTACTCTCCATAGAGACGAAATTATAAAACGTAACATTGTTTCGAAAATGGCGCTGCAATTGTATATGGAACAAAAAGGGGAGCAGTACACTTTTTCCTTTACCGAACTGCTGCAGCTCTATATTCTTGATCAATTGTTGCAAACAGGGGAAATTAGTTTGGAAGAAGGAAAAAGCGTATTCGACGTATTCGAGAAACATTATTCCGCCTTGCAAGGCCGGAGCTGTGAATTGCTTTTCCTACGGAAAATGGGAGTAGCCATATGTCTATTAGTAGCAAGCGGAAATGACGTCTATGTCGAAGAAAAGGCGAAAATCATTGTTCGCCTTCATGTGCCGACTTGTGTAGAGCAATTAAAACTGATGATGTCGGAGGGATAA
- a CDS encoding C40 family peptidase: MKKSFILTGTIISSLLAGQTAFASNYTVQKGDTLWEISKKYNTTVETLKQMNHLTSDFIFPGQILKVNEKEDTYVVKAGDTLSEIAKQFNTTVDALLKMNPEISNPNFIKDGQTIRLSGAITDPVKPVAKESDANGYYIVKERDTLSGIAKMFHTTVSSLLALNPEITNPNLIQAGKSIKVPVQSSNQNVSKRSPVSMVSAASSENSTKAVNSSLADRVIQIGEKYLGAKYLYGASPSRTDAFDCSSFTMRVFGEAGISLPRSSTAQSQAGTPVSFNQLQKGDLIFFDTDFNGVINHVGIYAGNGQMLNASTSKGVSYTSIGSSYWKERFVKAVRVIN, translated from the coding sequence ATGAAAAAATCGTTTATTCTTACAGGTACAATTATCAGTTCTTTATTAGCAGGCCAAACTGCTTTCGCTAGTAATTATACCGTTCAAAAAGGAGATACGCTTTGGGAAATATCCAAAAAATACAACACTACTGTAGAAACATTAAAACAAATGAATCATTTAACTTCTGATTTTATTTTCCCTGGACAAATATTAAAAGTTAACGAAAAAGAAGATACATATGTAGTGAAAGCCGGTGACACCTTAAGTGAAATTGCAAAGCAATTTAATACGACTGTTGATGCGTTATTAAAGATGAATCCCGAAATTTCTAATCCAAATTTTATTAAGGACGGTCAAACGATTCGTTTGTCTGGGGCGATTACAGATCCTGTTAAACCTGTTGCTAAGGAATCAGATGCTAATGGTTATTACATAGTTAAAGAAAGAGATACTCTTTCTGGCATCGCTAAAATGTTTCATACAACAGTTAGTTCATTGCTCGCTTTAAATCCGGAAATTACAAATCCTAATCTTATTCAAGCGGGAAAATCTATTAAAGTTCCTGTTCAATCTTCAAATCAAAACGTTTCTAAACGTTCCCCGGTTTCAATGGTATCTGCCGCTTCTTCCGAAAATAGCACAAAAGCTGTGAATTCTTCTTTAGCTGATCGAGTCATTCAAATTGGAGAAAAATATTTAGGTGCTAAATATTTATATGGTGCCAGCCCATCTCGCACAGATGCATTTGATTGCTCATCCTTTACTATGCGGGTATTTGGTGAAGCTGGAATTTCTTTACCTCGCAGTTCGACAGCACAATCACAAGCTGGCACGCCGGTTTCTTTCAATCAGCTTCAAAAAGGAGATTTAATCTTCTTTGATACAGACTTCAATGGAGTGATCAATCACGTCGGAATTTATGCGGGTAACGGCCAAATGTTAAATGCTTCAACTTCCAAAGGCGTTTCTTATACATCGATCGGTTCTTCTTATTGGAAAGAACGTTTTGTGAAAGCAGTACGTGTAATCAATTAA
- a CDS encoding polymer-forming cytoskeletal protein has translation MERKDLVISGAGSASGGLYNLVKISGTGKVHGDIDCNDMAIHGTATMEGNVKAKATHISGKARITGSLKTEHVKIHGRAQIGAGVQCKQFDCHGSANVDGNLSADEVHIHGEAVIKGDCDAEQFQARGEFSIGGLLNAGTIQIKLFGHCQAKEIGGERIEVKQPGRTWLKKLIFPVGLTAESIEGDEIYLEHTSAKAVRGNRVTIGPRCDIEVVEYQDEFQCDPGAKVGTYKKV, from the coding sequence ATGGAAAGGAAGGATTTAGTTATCTCTGGCGCTGGAAGTGCTTCGGGTGGTCTATACAATTTGGTTAAAATTTCTGGAACCGGTAAGGTGCATGGAGATATCGACTGCAACGATATGGCGATTCACGGGACGGCGACGATGGAAGGAAACGTGAAAGCGAAGGCGACGCATATATCCGGGAAAGCCCGCATTACGGGATCATTAAAAACGGAACACGTAAAAATTCATGGAAGGGCACAAATTGGCGCAGGTGTACAATGCAAACAATTTGATTGTCATGGGAGTGCAAATGTAGACGGGAATTTATCGGCGGACGAAGTGCATATTCATGGAGAGGCAGTCATTAAAGGAGACTGTGATGCGGAACAATTTCAAGCGAGAGGGGAGTTTTCCATCGGTGGCTTATTAAATGCGGGGACCATTCAAATAAAGCTTTTCGGACATTGCCAAGCAAAAGAAATCGGCGGGGAGCGCATCGAAGTCAAGCAACCGGGAAGGACATGGCTGAAGAAACTGATCTTTCCTGTTGGCTTGACCGCTGAAAGCATCGAAGGAGATGAAATTTATTTAGAGCACACGAGTGCAAAAGCAGTCAGAGGCAATCGAGTGACGATCGGGCCTAGATGCGACATTGAAGTCGTGGAGTATCAAGATGAGTTTCAGTGCGATCCGGGAGCGAAAGTCGGTACTTATAAAAAAGTGTGA
- a CDS encoding YitT family protein translates to MTELSKVQIQHQRLSKAKIIKRATAIFIGAVLMAVGLEIFLVPNKVIDGGITGISIMLSHITGFRLGIFIFLLNFPFFFMGYKQIGKTFAISTLFGITVLSIFTSLFHPLPAFTEDILLATIFGGMILGTGVGLVIRYGGALDGTEILAILMNKKLPFSVGEIIMFFNIFILGAAGFVFTWDRAMYSILAYVIAFKTIDVVIKGLDESKSAWIISDNSENIGNAIMNRLGRGVTYLSGEGAFSGNDKKVIFCVITRLEEAKLKEIVEENDPNAFLAIADMAEVRGGRFKKRDIH, encoded by the coding sequence TTGACTGAATTGAGCAAGGTACAGATTCAACATCAACGGTTATCTAAAGCTAAAATCATTAAAAGGGCAACTGCTATTTTCATCGGAGCTGTTCTAATGGCAGTAGGACTTGAAATCTTTTTAGTTCCTAATAAGGTTATTGATGGAGGCATAACAGGAATTTCAATTATGCTTTCGCACATCACTGGTTTTCGTCTTGGAATTTTTATTTTTCTTTTAAACTTTCCGTTCTTTTTTATGGGTTATAAGCAAATTGGAAAAACTTTTGCTATTTCCACATTGTTTGGGATTACCGTTTTATCCATTTTTACCTCCCTTTTTCATCCTCTTCCCGCCTTTACCGAAGACATTTTATTAGCTACCATTTTTGGTGGAATGATTCTCGGTACAGGAGTGGGTCTTGTCATTCGTTATGGTGGCGCTTTGGATGGCACTGAAATACTCGCTATACTCATGAACAAAAAACTCCCTTTCTCCGTTGGCGAGATCATCATGTTTTTTAATATTTTCATTCTGGGTGCTGCCGGATTTGTTTTCACTTGGGATAGAGCGATGTATTCAATTTTAGCCTATGTGATTGCTTTTAAAACGATTGATGTTGTCATTAAAGGATTAGATGAGTCGAAGTCGGCATGGATTATTAGTGATAATTCTGAAAACATTGGGAATGCGATTATGAACCGATTAGGGCGCGGTGTTACATATTTGAGCGGAGAAGGAGCATTCTCTGGTAACGATAAAAAAGTGATATTTTGTGTGATTACCCGTCTTGAGGAAGCAAAACTTAAAGAAATTGTCGAAGAAAATGACCCAAATGCTTTTTTAGCTATAGCAGATATGGCTGAAGTACGTGGTGGACGTTTTAAGAAAAGAGATATTCACTAA
- the mutL gene encoding DNA mismatch repair endonuclease MutL: MGKIRKLDDQLSNKIAAGEVVERPASVVKELVENAIDANSTMIEIELEEAGLAKIRVIDNGDGMEEDDCLVAFERHATSKIKDEHDLFRIRTLGFRGEALPSIASVSEVEMKTSTGNGPGTKVVLKGGELVKHERAASRKGTDITVSNLFFNTPARLKYMKTIHTELGHVTDVVNRLAMAHPDISFRLRHHGKQLLYTSGNGDVRHVLAAIYGMDVAKKMIPIEAESLDFTIKGYISLPEVTRASRNYISTIVNGRYVRNIPLMKAIETGYHTLLPIGRYPIVLLSIAMDPILVDVNVHPAKLEVRFSKEAELNELVTETIRKAFRTRTLIPTMSVSRQEAAKPKAEQASWTFEHVVKEPSVPNLVQMAKPQPTTSWREEKEESTRILPAEEEREQINEYEKPMEAEEHDEQTGENEQEYKNDRIPPLYPIGQMHGTYILAQNEQGLYIIDQHAAQERIKYEYFREKVGEVTNEVQELLVPLTFHYSTDEYVLIDAHREELARCGVFLEPFGHNTFIVRSHPSWFPKGEEEEIIKEMVQQVLDMKKVDIKQLREKAAILMSCKRSIKANQHLRDDEIFALLEALRKTTDPFTCPHGRPIIIHFSTYELEKMFKRVM; this comes from the coding sequence ATGGGAAAAATTCGCAAGCTCGATGACCAATTGTCCAACAAAATCGCCGCGGGGGAGGTCGTCGAGCGCCCTGCCTCCGTCGTGAAAGAACTGGTGGAAAACGCGATTGACGCCAACAGCACGATGATCGAAATCGAACTCGAAGAAGCGGGGTTGGCAAAAATTCGCGTCATCGATAATGGAGACGGCATGGAAGAAGACGATTGTCTTGTTGCGTTTGAACGGCACGCGACAAGCAAAATTAAAGATGAGCACGATTTGTTCCGCATCCGCACGCTCGGCTTCCGCGGCGAAGCACTGCCGAGCATCGCCTCCGTCTCGGAAGTCGAGATGAAAACAAGCACGGGAAACGGTCCGGGAACGAAAGTGGTCCTAAAAGGCGGGGAACTCGTCAAACACGAACGGGCGGCAAGCCGCAAAGGAACCGATATTACCGTATCCAACTTGTTTTTCAACACCCCGGCCCGTTTAAAATATATGAAAACGATTCATACCGAGCTCGGCCATGTCACCGATGTCGTCAACCGCCTTGCCATGGCGCATCCTGATATTTCGTTCCGCCTCCGCCATCACGGAAAACAACTGCTTTACACGAGCGGCAACGGTGATGTGCGCCATGTGCTGGCCGCGATTTACGGCATGGACGTAGCGAAAAAGATGATCCCCATTGAGGCGGAATCGCTTGATTTTACAATTAAAGGCTACATTTCCCTTCCCGAAGTGACGCGGGCCTCGCGCAACTACATCTCGACGATTGTCAATGGACGATATGTGCGCAACATTCCGCTCATGAAAGCGATTGAAACGGGATATCATACACTGCTGCCGATCGGCCGCTATCCAATTGTGTTACTGTCGATTGCGATGGATCCGATTTTAGTCGATGTCAACGTCCACCCCGCAAAATTGGAAGTACGTTTTAGCAAAGAAGCGGAACTAAACGAGCTCGTGACCGAGACGATTCGCAAAGCGTTTCGGACGCGCACGCTTATTCCAACGATGTCCGTAAGCCGTCAGGAAGCGGCAAAACCGAAAGCAGAGCAAGCGTCATGGACGTTTGAACATGTGGTAAAAGAGCCGTCTGTGCCAAATCTCGTACAGATGGCAAAGCCGCAGCCGACCACTTCTTGGCGGGAAGAAAAAGAAGAAAGCACGCGGATACTGCCGGCAGAAGAGGAACGGGAACAAATAAACGAATATGAAAAGCCAATGGAAGCCGAGGAACATGACGAGCAAACGGGGGAGAACGAGCAGGAATACAAAAACGACCGCATCCCGCCGCTTTACCCGATCGGACAAATGCACGGCACCTACATTTTGGCGCAAAATGAACAAGGGCTTTACATCATTGACCAGCACGCCGCCCAAGAGCGGATCAAGTACGAATATTTTCGCGAAAAAGTCGGCGAAGTGACAAACGAAGTGCAGGAATTGCTCGTCCCGCTTACGTTTCATTATTCGACAGACGAATATGTGTTAATTGACGCGCATCGTGAGGAATTGGCGAGATGCGGCGTCTTTTTAGAACCGTTCGGGCACAACACGTTCATCGTCCGCTCCCACCCATCATGGTTTCCAAAAGGGGAAGAAGAAGAGATCATTAAAGAGATGGTCCAGCAAGTCCTTGACATGAAAAAGGTCGACATCAAGCAGCTGCGTGAAAAAGCAGCGATTTTAATGAGCTGCAAACGGTCGATTAAAGCGAACCAGCACTTGCGCGACGACGAAATTTTCGCTCTCCTAGAAGCGCTGCGCAAAACGACCGATCCGTTTACATGCCCGCACGGCCGTCCGATCATCATCCATTTTTCCACGTATGAGCTGGAGAAAATGTTTAAGCGGGTGATGTAA
- a CDS encoding arsenic transporter, with amino-acid sequence MSFEIQMTIFVFIMTMLVIFWRPRGLNEAWPASIGAGIILLTGIVSRGDILDIIHKIAGASITILATIVMAVILESFGFFHWAAARLASLAKGSGYRLYWYIQLLCFLMTLLFNNDGSILITTPILILLLKNLRLKPHQQIPYLLTGALIATASSAPIGVSNIVNLIALNIVHMTLYMHTAMMFIPATLGLLFMSWLMYVVVKNKLPEKLPNSLYDIEEIFFTKNFHPLKRTISVETKRQRTQFMLKVLLFVFVVRCLLFVASYLSIPIEIVAVLGSLVLLVWRWYHLRTNPVDILKKTPWHILIFAFSMYVIIYGLHNAGLTAMLVKICEPIVNQGLFYASFIMGGLVSILSNFFNNHPALMIGTITLTEMGLDPITLKTIYLANIIGSDMGSLLLPIGTLASLIWMHILKQNKIKVTWKDYLSVSMIVIPLTTIVTLFLLFYWVQMVFA; translated from the coding sequence ATGAGTTTCGAAATTCAAATGACAATTTTTGTGTTCATCATGACGATGCTCGTCATCTTTTGGAGGCCAAGAGGCTTAAACGAAGCATGGCCAGCGTCGATTGGTGCAGGGATTATTTTACTAACAGGCATTGTATCCCGCGGAGATATTTTGGATATTATCCATAAAATCGCTGGCGCGTCTATTACGATTCTGGCAACGATTGTCATGGCTGTCATATTAGAAAGTTTCGGTTTTTTCCACTGGGCAGCCGCACGGCTTGCAAGTTTGGCTAAAGGTTCAGGCTATCGCTTATATTGGTACATTCAGCTGTTATGCTTTTTGATGACCCTTTTATTTAACAACGATGGCAGCATCTTGATTACGACCCCGATTTTAATTTTACTTCTAAAAAACCTCCGACTAAAACCACACCAACAAATTCCATATCTCTTAACTGGAGCACTGATTGCAACAGCCTCCAGCGCACCTATTGGGGTAAGTAATATCGTCAATTTAATCGCATTGAACATTGTTCACATGACACTTTATATGCATACAGCCATGATGTTTATACCAGCAACGTTAGGACTGTTGTTTATGTCTTGGCTGATGTACGTAGTGGTAAAAAATAAACTGCCTGAAAAATTGCCAAATTCCTTATATGATATAGAGGAAATATTTTTTACAAAAAATTTTCATCCATTAAAGAGAACCATTTCTGTTGAAACAAAACGTCAGCGTACTCAATTTATGTTGAAGGTCTTGCTGTTTGTCTTTGTGGTTCGTTGCCTTCTCTTTGTCGCGTCTTATCTCTCAATCCCAATTGAAATCGTCGCGGTGCTTGGATCCCTCGTCCTGCTTGTATGGAGATGGTATCATTTGCGCACCAATCCCGTTGATATCTTGAAAAAGACTCCTTGGCACATTCTTATTTTTGCCTTCTCCATGTATGTCATTATTTACGGGCTCCATAACGCGGGACTAACAGCGATGCTTGTGAAAATATGTGAACCGATTGTAAACCAAGGATTGTTTTATGCAAGCTTTATCATGGGGGGATTAGTGTCCATTCTATCTAACTTCTTTAATAATCATCCTGCTTTAATGATTGGAACCATCACCTTGACAGAAATGGGACTGGATCCTATCACATTAAAGACCATCTATCTCGCGAATATTATTGGCAGTGACATGGGATCTTTGTTATTGCCTATTGGAACACTCGCCTCCCTTATCTGGATGCATATACTAAAACAAAATAAAATTAAAGTAACATGGAAAGATTATTTAAGCGTATCGATGATTGTAATCCCATTAACAACCATTGTCACATTGTTCTTACTATTCTATTGGGTACAAATGGTTTTTGCCTAA